DNA from Streptomyces sp. Edi4:
CACCGTCGTCTTCCCCGCGCCCCTGATGAGTACCATCGGCGAACTGGGCGCCTTCCTCAGCAGGGAATCCGCGGCCGCGGCACCGGCGCCGACACCGCACCCGGCCGCGGACGACGCCGAGACCGTCCCGGTCCCGGGGTCGAACAACAAACCTGGCCCACTCCCCCAGTACAACTGACATCCCCTCTGGCCCCAGTCCCGGCCGGTCCGCCCGCAGCGCCCATGCCGAGTCCGGGAGCCCGCCGTGTCCGTCCGTCACCTCTCGTCGCCGCCCGGCCAGGTCTTCAGCAGACGTCCCCTCGACCTCGGAGACGACGGAGAGTTCCTCGCCCTTCTCGGCCGCCCGCGGACAGCCGCACGCACCAGAGGGGGTGCCTGTACGTGGGGCATGACACGCGCGCCAAACGCCCTCCCGGGCCTACCAGCCCGTCTCCGACCGCAGCGGCGCCCCCGCGTATCCCCCCGCTTGTCTCCCACCATCGAAGGACCGAGCCCGTGACCATGACCCTGCGCCCCCCTTCTTCGCTGCTGCCGGTACGCCTGCGCCTGACATCGCGGGGCAACGGTCCCCGCCCCATCGACGGCGTCTGGTGGCCCCGCTCGGATGACCTGACCACCGAACTGCCCCGCCTGATCCGCGCGTTGCCCCACTCGTGGCCGCGAATCGCCCACGTCACCGCGAACGCGACCATGTGGTCGGCCTTCCCCGGCCGGATCCTCGTCGCCAACCAAGTGATCCAACTGCACCGAGCCAGCAGCCACCGCACCCCTGACACGATCTGCCTCGTCGCCCCCGGCCACGGCCGATGGGACCTGCTGGTCGTCCGCACTCGCACCGAGAGAACCGAGGCACTGCGCCTCCTGTCCATCGCGGACGGCCCCGCCGCGGGAGGCAGGACCCAGCCGGTGCCGACCGACGCTCGGACAGGCATTTCGGAGCCGGCGGCGCGGGCCGTCGTTGGCCCTGTTCGCCGCTCGCCGTAGTGCACGCCGGCGGGGGCGGCTGGTCTGCACTCGGAGGCAGTATGTCTCCGCTGTTTGCAGGGACCGGTCTCGCCGAGGTGTTCCCGCTGCGCCGGCGTCCGGGGCACCCGGCTGAGCCAGCTTCTGACCCGCAGGCTCCGTCTGCCGGCCGAGAGAAGGCGGGCGGGTTGTAGTGCTCAGCGAGCAGGCCGCCAAGGTGGAGAACACCGCGCTCGCCCAGGCACTCGCGGACACCGCCACCATCGCGATCCGCCAGCAGCGCACCCTGGAACAGACCTACGTCGAGCGCGACCAGCTCCAGGCCGCACTGACCAGCCGGATCGTCATAGAACAGGCCGAAGGCATCCTCGCGGAACGCTGGCACACCAGCCCCGACGACACCTTCACCCGCTTCCGCACCTATGCCCGGACCACGGCCTGCGCATCTGCGACCTCGCCCACCAGATCATCAACAACGGTCCGCACGGCAGCCGTCCGGTCTGAGGCCGGTCACCCTCGCGCGGCGCCACCCGGGTCTCTCACCTTGGGTGCGCTGCCCCGCGCGTACCTGCCACTTGTGTTTCCCAGCCACGGGGGAAATGTGGCCGGTCGGCACCCTACCGGGCTGCTCGCTCCCGGCCTATGTTGGCGGGGCAGGCGCAACGGGGTTCGCACGACGCAACCCCGTCACGGCTCCGAGACCCGAGCCCTTCAGACCATGAGGCCCGGCTGGAGCCGCACCGCCAACAACCCGCGGCTCCAGCCTCCAGGGTCCTCCATGGCAGGATTCCGGGGCCCTCCCGCGACCCCCACTGCCATCAAGGACCCGCACGTGGGACGACGAGGAGGGGAGCCTCGCACCCCACGCGCCCCCGGCCGCCGCCAGCCCGGCGGCGGCCGTGAGACTTCGTTCAGAGGTGAATTGAGGCGCGATGGGTGCCACCTAGGCACCCCTATTGCCACCCGGGCCGTGTTGGTGGGCGTCGCGGCCAGTTGAGCGTTGGCCCGGGTTAGGCGCGAACGGGGGCTGGGGCGGAGCCCCAGGGGCCCCGGCTGCGGGCCGTGGGCGCTCCTCGCGCAGTTCCCCGCGCCCCTGCGCATCCGGGCCGACCCGCGTCGGGGCGTTATGCCGTGGGGACCGGGGTGGCGGTGAACGTGTGCCACAGGCGGGCGTACACACCCCCCGCCGCCAGAAGCTCCGCGTGCGTGCCGTCCTCCGCCACCCGGCCCCCGTCCATCACGATCACCCGGTCCGCGCGGGCCGCCGTGGTGAGGCGGTGGGCGACCACCAGCGTGGTGCGGCGCCCGGTCAGGCGGTCCGTGGCCTGGTTGACCTGGGCCTCGGTCGCCAGATCCAGCGCCGCCGTCGCCTCGTCGAGGAGCAGCACGTCCGGGTCGACCAGTTCCGCGCGGGCCAGCGCGATCAGCTGGCGCTGCCCGGCGGAGAGGTTGCGGCCGCGCTCGGCGACCTCGTGGAGGTAGCCCCCGTCCAGCGTCGCGATCATGTCGTGCGCGCCGACCGCCCGCGCCGCCGCCTCCACCTGCGCGTCGCTCGCGTCGGGGCGCCCGTACGCGATGGCGTCGCGGACCGTACCCGCGAAGAGGTACGCCTCCTGCGGGACCACCCCGAGCCGGTGCCGGTAGGCGGTGATGTCGAGGTCACGCAGGTCCGTGCCGTCGACCGTCACCCGCCCGCCCGTCGGATCGTAGAAGCGCGCCACCAGCTTGACCAGGGTGGACTTGCCCGCGCCGGTCTCGCCGACGAAGGCGACGGTCTGCCCGGCCGGTATGCGCAGGTCGATGCCGCTGAGCGCGTCCTCGGACTCCTGGGCGGCATCGCCCGTATCGCCCGCATCGGCGGCCCGGTACGCGAAGTCGACGTTCTCGAAGGCGATCTCCCCGCGCAGGGAGCGCACGTCGAGCGGTTCGGCCGCCGCCGACGTGGAGGTCTTCTCCTGGAGGAGTTCCTGGATCCGCTTGAGCGATACCGCCGCCTGCTGGTAGCCGTCGAAGACCTGCGAGAGCTGCTGGACGGGCGCGAAGAACAGGTCGATGTAGAGGAGGTAGGCGACGAGCGCACCCGTGGTCAGGGTGCCGCCGTCGACCCGGTGCGCGCCCACGATCAGGACGGCGGCCGCCGCCACCGACGACAGGAGCTGCACGAAGGGGAAGTACACCGAGATCAGCCACTGCCCGCGCACCCGCGCCGCGCGGTAGTGGTCGCTGCGCTTCGCGAACCGCTCGGCCCCGTCGTGCTCGCGCCGGAACGCCTGCACGATGCGCAGACCCGACACCGACTCCTGGAGGTCGGCGTTGACGACGCTGATCCGCTCACGGGCCAGCTCGTACGCCTTCACGCTCTTCTTGCGGAAAACGTACGTGCCGATGACGAGCAGCGGGAGCGTCGCGAAGACGACGAGGGCGAGCTGGAGGTCGATGAAGAGCAGCGCGACCATGATGCCGAAGAACGTGACGACGGAGACGAACGCGGTGACCAGACCCGTCTGGAGGAACGTGGACAGCGCGTCCACGTCCGTCGTCATGCGGGTCATGATCCGGCCGGTCAACTCCCGTTCGTAGTAGTCGAGTCCGAGCCGCTGGAGCTGCGCGAAGATCTTCAGGCGCAGGGTGTAGAGGACGCGTTCGCCGGTGCGTCCGGTCATGCGGGTCTCGCCGGTCTGGGCGAGCCACTGCACGGCGACGGTGAGCAGGGCGAGCCCGGACGCCGCCCACACCGCGCCCAGCGCGAGCTTGGTGACGCCCTGGTCGATGCCGTGCCGGATCAGGACGGGCAGGATGAGGGAGCCGCCCGCGTCGATCGCCACGAGGAGGAGCGAGACGAGCAGGGGGAGGCCGAAGCCCCGCAGCAGCCCACGCAGGCCGTACGACTCCTCCGGCTGGACCGCCTTCGCCTCGTCGATGCCCGGCACATCGGTCGCGGGCGGCAACGCCTCGACCTGGGCGAGCAGTTCGGGCGATTGGGGCCTGCCCTGCTCGAACGAAGTTGAGAGCTTGGGGAAGGGCATGCCGCCGGGGGCGGCGGACTCCGCCTTGTCCTCGCGGATCCACAGCGGCGGCGTGATGCCGCGCTCGGCGTCGAACTCCGCGTCCAGCTCGTCCCGTACGGAGTGATCGTCCTCCTCGGCGGCGGGTGCGGCCGGGGTGTGTCCGGGCGACACCGCGCCCAGCTCGTCGGGGTCGGTGAGCAGGCGGCGGTAGAGCGCGCTGTCGCGCTGGAGCTCGTCGTGGGTGCCGATCGCGGCGAGCCGTCCGCCGTCGAGGACGGCGATGCGGTCGGCGAGCGCGAGGGTGGAGCGGCGGTGCGCGATGAGCAGCGTGGTGCGGCCGGCCATGACCGACTTCAGGGCCTCGTGGATCTCGTGCTCGACGCGGGCGTCGACCGCCGAGGTCGCGTCGTCCAGGACGAGCAGGCGGGGGTCGGTGAGGATGGCGCGGGCGAGCGCGATGCGCTGGCGCTGGCCGCCGGAGAGCGTCAGGCCGTGTTCGCCGACGGTGGTGTCGTACCCCTTGGGCAGCTCGGCGATGAACCCGTCGGCCTGGGCGGCGCGGGCCGCCCTGTCGATCTCCTCCTGTGTGGCGTCCGGCTTCCCGTACGCGATGTTGGCGCGGATGGTGTCGGAGAAGAGGAAGGAGTCCTCGGGGACCAGGCCGATCGCGGCGCGCAGCGAGGAGAGGGTCAGCTCGCGCACGTCGTGGCCGCCGACGAGGACGGCGCCGTGCGCGACGTCGTAGAAGCGTGGCAGGAGCAGGGAGACGGTGGACTTGCCGGAGCCGGAGGAGCCGACCACGGCGACGGTCTCGCCGGGGCGGATGTCGAGCGAGAAGCCGTCAAGGACGGGCCGCTCGTCGTCGTAGCCGAAGCGCACGTCGTCGAATTCGACGGTGGCGGGAGCGTCGGCGGGCAGTTCCTTCGTGCCGTCCGCCATGGACGGCTCGGTGTCGATCAGCTCAAGGACGCGTTCGACGCCGGCCCGGGCCTGCTGGCCCACGGTGAGCACCATGGCGAGCATGCGCACGGGCCCGACGAGCTGGGCGAGGTAGGTGGAGAACGCGACGAACGTACCGAGCGTGATCTGGCCCCGGGTGGCGAGCCAGCCGCCGAGGGCCAGCATGGCGACCTGGCCGAGCGCGGGGACGGCCTGGAGGGCGGGGGTGTAGCGGGCGTTCAGCTTGATCGTGCGCAGGCGGCCCGCGAACAGCTTGCGCCCCACTTCGCGCAGCTTGCCGGTCTCCTGGTCCTCCTGGCCGAAGCCCTTGACGACGCGGACCCCGGACACCGCGCCGTCCACGACCCCGGCGACGGCGGCCGCCTGGCCCTGGGCGTACCAGGTGGCGGGGAAGAGGCGGGTGCGGCTGCGCTTGGCGATGAACCACAGGGCGGGGGCCACCGCGAGGGCGACGAGGGTGAGCAGCGGCGAGAGCCACGCCATGATCACGACGGAGATGACGAAGAGCAGGATGTTGCCGATGGTCATCGGCAGCATGAAGAGCAGGCCCTGGATCAGCTGGAGGTCGCTGGTGGCCCGGCCGACGACCTGCCCCGTGGACAGCTCGTCCTGGCGCCGCCCGTCGAGCCGGGTGATCGTGCGGTACATCTCGGTGCGCAGGTCGTGCTGGACGTCGAGGGCGAGGCGCCCTCCGTAGTACCGCCGTATGTACGTCATCGCGTACACCACGACGGCGCAGGCTATGAGGAGCCCGGTCCACACGGCGAGGGAGCGCGTGTGGTCGCCGATGACGTCGTCGATGACGACCTTGGTGATCAGCGGCACGAGCGCCATGACGGCCATGCCGCCGAGCGACGAGCCGAGCGCCAGCACCACATCGCGCCGGTACCGCCAGGCGTACCCGGTCAGCCTGCGCGCCCACCCCTGTCGCACACCCTCCGTCACGACGTTCCTCCCGTTGGTACGTGCCCTGCCGCAAGCCCCAACGCGGCGGCCGGCGGATTTCATCCCGCCGCAATGAATACGGGCCGTAAGGACGCGAGGACCCCGGGCCTTCATCGCGTTCCGCAGGCGCCCTATCGGTGGGTCGGGGCGAACATCCTCAGGACTGCGGGCAGTACGACCACCGAGGGGCCGGGGGTGGCCAGGGCCTGGGACAGGTCGGCGGTCAGGGTGTCCGCGCCCGTGCGGACGGCGGGCACGCCGAAGGACTCGGCCAGGGCGGCGAAGTCCGGGCGGGCGAGTTCGGTCGCCGTGGTCGCACCGAACGTGTCCGTCTGATACTCGCGCAGGATGCCGTAGCCGCCGTCGTCGACGATCAGCCACGTCACCGGCAGGTCGTACTGGCGGGCCGTGGCGAGCTCGGCGATGGAGTACATCGCGCCGCCGTCGCCGGAGACCGCGAGGACCGGGGTGGCGGGGTCGGCGACGGCGGCGCCGAGCGCGGAGGGGAACGCGTAGCCCAGGCCCCCGGCGCCCTGGGCGGAGTGCATCGCGCCGGGCCACGCCGACCACGCCCAGTAGGTGAGGATCGTCATGTCCCAGAAGCTGGGCGCCGAGGAGGGAAGCGCCGCGCGCACGGCGGCGAGGATCTTCTGCTCCTCGCCGAGCCCCTGGGCGTCGATACGGGCCCGTACCCGGTCCAGGACGGTCCGTACGCGCTCGGGCGCCCCCGGGTCCGTACGTGCGTCGACGGTTTCGAGCAGGGCCTGGAGCGCGATGCGGGCGTCCGCGTGGATGCCGAGCGCGGGGTGGTTGGACTCCAGTTTGCCGAGGTCGGCCTCGATCTGGATGATCCGGCCGCGCGGCGCGAAGGTGTGGTAGTTCGACGACAGCTCGCCGAGCCCGGAGCCCACCACGAGCAGGACGTCGGCGTCTTCGAGGAAGTCGGTGGTGTGGCGGTCCTCAAGCCAGGACTGGAGCGAGAGCGGGTGCTCCCAGGGGAAGGCGCCCTTGCCGCCGAAGGTCGTCACCACGGGCGCGTCGAGGCGTTCGGCCAGCGCGCGGAGCTTGCCCGAGGCGTCGGAGCGTACGACCCCGCCGCCCGCGATGATCACGGGCCGGGCCGCGCGGGACAGCAGGTCGGCGGCCACGGCGGTCAGCTCGTGGCGCGGGACCAGGTCCTCGGGGAAGGCGTCCATCGCGGTGACGACGGGCAGCGCCGCCTCGGCGAGGAGCACGTCCTCGGGGATCTCCACCCAGACCGGCCCGTGCGGCGCGGTCAGCGCCGACTCCCAGGCGGCCGCGATCGCGGAGGGGATCTGCGACTGGCTCCGCACGGTGTGGACGGACTTCACGATGTCGCGGAAGGAGGCCTGCTGGTCGCGCAGCTCGTGCAGATGGCCGTGGCGTCCGCCGCCAAGTCCCTTGCGCGGGACCTGACTTGAGATCGCCACGACCGGCGATGAGGCGGCCGCCGCCTCCTGGAGCGCGGCGAGCGAGGTGAGCGCGCCGGGCCCGGTCGAGAGCAGCAGCGGGGCCGCCTCTCC
Protein-coding regions in this window:
- a CDS encoding DUF5994 family protein, whose translation is MTLRPPSSLLPVRLRLTSRGNGPRPIDGVWWPRSDDLTTELPRLIRALPHSWPRIAHVTANATMWSAFPGRILVANQVIQLHRASSHRTPDTICLVAPGHGRWDLLVVRTRTERTEALRLLSIADGPAAGGRTQPVPTDARTGISEPAARAVVGPVRRSP
- a CDS encoding ANTAR domain-containing protein yields the protein MENTALAQALADTATIAIRQQRTLEQTYVERDQLQAALTSRIVIEQAEGILAERWHTSPDDTFTRFRTYARTTACASATSPTRSSTTVRTAAVRSEAGHPRAAPPGSLTLGALPRAYLPLVFPSHGGNVAGRHPTGLLAPGLCWRGRRNGVRTTQPRHGSETRALQTMRPGWSRTANNPRLQPPGSSMAGFRGPPATPTAIKDPHVGRRGGEPRTPRAPGRRQPGGGRETSFRGELRRDGCHLGTPIATRAVLVGVAAS
- a CDS encoding ABC transporter ATP-binding protein; this translates as MTEGVRQGWARRLTGYAWRYRRDVVLALGSSLGGMAVMALVPLITKVVIDDVIGDHTRSLAVWTGLLIACAVVVYAMTYIRRYYGGRLALDVQHDLRTEMYRTITRLDGRRQDELSTGQVVGRATSDLQLIQGLLFMLPMTIGNILLFVISVVIMAWLSPLLTLVALAVAPALWFIAKRSRTRLFPATWYAQGQAAAVAGVVDGAVSGVRVVKGFGQEDQETGKLREVGRKLFAGRLRTIKLNARYTPALQAVPALGQVAMLALGGWLATRGQITLGTFVAFSTYLAQLVGPVRMLAMVLTVGQQARAGVERVLELIDTEPSMADGTKELPADAPATVEFDDVRFGYDDERPVLDGFSLDIRPGETVAVVGSSGSGKSTVSLLLPRFYDVAHGAVLVGGHDVRELTLSSLRAAIGLVPEDSFLFSDTIRANIAYGKPDATQEEIDRAARAAQADGFIAELPKGYDTTVGEHGLTLSGGQRQRIALARAILTDPRLLVLDDATSAVDARVEHEIHEALKSVMAGRTTLLIAHRRSTLALADRIAVLDGGRLAAIGTHDELQRDSALYRRLLTDPDELGAVSPGHTPAAPAAEEDDHSVRDELDAEFDAERGITPPLWIREDKAESAAPGGMPFPKLSTSFEQGRPQSPELLAQVEALPPATDVPGIDEAKAVQPEESYGLRGLLRGFGLPLLVSLLLVAIDAGGSLILPVLIRHGIDQGVTKLALGAVWAASGLALLTVAVQWLAQTGETRMTGRTGERVLYTLRLKIFAQLQRLGLDYYERELTGRIMTRMTTDVDALSTFLQTGLVTAFVSVVTFFGIMVALLFIDLQLALVVFATLPLLVIGTYVFRKKSVKAYELARERISVVNADLQESVSGLRIVQAFRREHDGAERFAKRSDHYRAARVRGQWLISVYFPFVQLLSSVAAAAVLIVGAHRVDGGTLTTGALVAYLLYIDLFFAPVQQLSQVFDGYQQAAVSLKRIQELLQEKTSTSAAAEPLDVRSLRGEIAFENVDFAYRAADAGDTGDAAQESEDALSGIDLRIPAGQTVAFVGETGAGKSTLVKLVARFYDPTGGRVTVDGTDLRDLDITAYRHRLGVVPQEAYLFAGTVRDAIAYGRPDASDAQVEAAARAVGAHDMIATLDGGYLHEVAERGRNLSAGQRQLIALARAELVDPDVLLLDEATAALDLATEAQVNQATDRLTGRRTTLVVAHRLTTAARADRVIVMDGGRVAEDGTHAELLAAGGVYARLWHTFTATPVPTA
- a CDS encoding thiamine pyrophosphate-binding protein, producing the protein MTHDHHDIELRPTPRQVAAALNPPPGRIGGDLVVETLAGLGATTVFGLPGQHALGMFDALRRSDLTYVGLRVENNAGFAADAYGRITGEAAPLLLSTGPGALTSLAALQEAAAASSPVVAISSQVPRKGLGGGRHGHLHELRDQQASFRDIVKSVHTVRSQSQIPSAIAAAWESALTAPHGPVWVEIPEDVLLAEAALPVVTAMDAFPEDLVPRHELTAVAADLLSRAARPVIIAGGGVVRSDASGKLRALAERLDAPVVTTFGGKGAFPWEHPLSLQSWLEDRHTTDFLEDADVLLVVGSGLGELSSNYHTFAPRGRIIQIEADLGKLESNHPALGIHADARIALQALLETVDARTDPGAPERVRTVLDRVRARIDAQGLGEEQKILAAVRAALPSSAPSFWDMTILTYWAWSAWPGAMHSAQGAGGLGYAFPSALGAAVADPATPVLAVSGDGGAMYSIAELATARQYDLPVTWLIVDDGGYGILREYQTDTFGATTATELARPDFAALAESFGVPAVRTGADTLTADLSQALATPGPSVVVLPAVLRMFAPTHR